Proteins co-encoded in one Malus sylvestris chromosome 7, drMalSylv7.2, whole genome shotgun sequence genomic window:
- the LOC126630577 gene encoding uncharacterized protein LOC126630577: protein MRTIPLGISAASPNSLNSSFLNSLNLNRPNPLVPLTSSTSSRVPVPVPAYTSPDDLSFLNFSKSGVCRASQVADLFPTVSPEIVVREARVEDCWEVAETHCSSFFPEYSFPLDFVLRIDRLVAMLAGFSLPNGCKRTCLVAVIGNAGDETFLFGRDDFKVGGFDGKFSLSRRYVAGILTVDTVADFLPRRGPLRQRRKGVAYVSNVAVRESFRRRGIAKRLIAKAEAQARSWDCRAIALHCDLNNPGAVKLYKGQGFKSIKVPEGANWPQPKTGPDVRFNFMMKLLNPKISA, encoded by the exons ATGCGGACGATACCGTTGGGAATATCAGCAGCATCCCCAAACTCCTTAAACAGCTCCTTCCTCAACAGTCTCAACCTCAACAGACCAAACCCTCTTGTTCCTCTTACTAGTTCCACTTCTTCCAGGGTTCCTGTTCCTGTTCCTGCCTACACTTCCCCTGATGACCTCTCTTTCCTTAACTTCTCCAAATCTG GAGTTTGCAGAGCCAGTCAAGTGGCTGATTTATTTCCCACGGTGTCTCCTGAGATTGTGGTCCGGGAGGCGCGGGTAGAGGACTGTTGGGAGGTGGCTGAGACACATTGCAGCTCCTTCTTCCCCGAGTATTCTTTCCCCTTAGATTTTGTTCTGAGGATTGACCGGCTGGTGGCAATGCTGGCCGGATTTTCTTTGCCAAATGGTTGTAAGAGGACTTGTCTGGTTGCTGTGATTGGTAATGCTGGTGATGAAACGTTCCTCTTCGGGAGGGATGATTTTAAGGTTGGCGGTTTTGATGGGAAGTTCAGTCTCAGTAGGAGGTATGTGGCTGGAATATTGACTGTGGATACTGTTGCTGATTTTCTTCCGAGAAGGGGGCCTCTTCGGCAGAGAAG GAAAGGAGTTGCATATGTGTCAAACGTTGCTGTCCGGGAGAGTTTTCGGCGAAGAGGAATAGCTAAAAGGCTAATAGCAAAAGCAGAAGCCCAAGCCAGGAGCTGGGATTGCCGTGCCATTGCATTGCACTGCGACTTGAACAACCCCGGAGCCGTAAAGCTGTACAAAGGCCAGGGTTTCAAAAGCATCAAGGTGCCTGAAGGAGCAAACTGGCCCCAGCCCAAGACCGGTCCGGATGTTCGGTTCAACTTCATGATGAAGCTTCTGAACCCCAAGATTTCTGCTTAG
- the LOC126629415 gene encoding uncharacterized protein LOC126629415 yields the protein MRRRPQQSPAPATANPSPTGAEPVSTSWVGQQRPQRSPFVWLTLFLAIGYCSYGVYQYQFESLPEPLTADQAGKRGFSEFSALKHVEALTQLGPHSVGSDALNLALQYVLAEAEKIKKTAHWEVDVEVDSFHVESGANRMVGGLFKGRTLVYADLNHIVVRVLPKYAPESVDNAILVSSHIDTVFSTGGAGDCSSCVAVMLELARGVSQWAHGFKHAVIFLFNTGEEEGLNGAHSFITQHPWSTTIRLAVDLEAMGIGGKSGIFQADAWSIENFASVAKYPSGQIIGQDIFSSGAIKSATDFQVYKEVAGLPGLDFAYTDNTAVYHTKNDKIELHTLGSLQHLGENMLAFLLKIAASSHLPKASAVVEENKGETAVIYFDILGSYMIVYRQRFANMLHNSVIAQSLLIWTTSLLMGGYPAAISLALSCLSIILMWIFAISFALLPAFIISLLSSSPVPYVANPWLVIGLFGAPALIGALSGQYLGYLGLHTYLSKAYAKKKQLSADIQAGLVKLEAERWLYKSGSLQWLILLILGTYYKIGSTYLALAWLVPPAFAYGFLEATLTPARFPKPLRLATLLIGLAVPIVISSGGFIRLAGMVIGTVVRLDRNPGGTPEWLANVIVAVFVAVVVCLTLVYLLSYIHLSGAKRSIVLSTCMLFGLSLAVVLLGIVPPFTADTSRAVNVVHVVDTTGSVDGNQDPRSYVSLFSFTPGKLTEEAEQINEGFRCGRDKVVDLVTFSAKYSCWTYDDGDSGWSKSDIPTMNVGSDTHGNERTTRVLLDTKGSTRWTLAINADDIEDFTFKVAGSSEELASLGDMSSVYGWHIIQYSGGQNAPTRFDLALFWSQNSTRLAHNVEGKRDEHAPLLKLRTDVDIVTPKVERVLSKLPPWCSLFGKSTSPHTLAFLSNLPVNF from the exons ATGCGACGGAGGCCCCAGCAGAGTCCGGCACCCGCCACCGCCAATCCATCACCCACCGGAGCAGAACCAGTGTCCACTTCATGGGTCGGACAGCAGAGGCCTCAGCGGTCACCCTTCGTTTGGCTCACCTTATTCCTGGCCATCGGATACTGTTCTTATGGAGTTTACCAATACCAGTTTGAGAGCTTGCCCGAGCCGCTCACGGCGGACCAGGCCGGAAAGCGCGGCTTCTCTGAGTTTTCAGCTCTCAAACACGTCGAGGCCTTGACCCAATTGGGTCCTCACTCTGTCGGCTCCGATGCTCTCAACCTAGCTCTCCAG TATGTTTTGGCAGAAGCTGAGAAGATCAAGAAAACTGCTCACTGGGAGGTTGATGTTGAAGTGGACTCGTTCCATGTCGAATCGGGAGCAAATCGAATGGTTGGTGGCCTGTTCAAGGGAAGAACACTTGTATATGCTGATCTAAATCATATTGTTGTAAGAGTTTTGCCAAAGTATGCGCCTGAATCAGTAGATAATGCGATTCTGGTCTCTTCTCACATCGACACCGTCTTCTCAAC GGGAGGGGCTGGAGATTGCAGTTCATGTGTAGCCGTCATGTTGGAACTTGCTCGTGGGGTTTCCCAGTGGGCTCATGGATTTAAGCATGCtgttatatttttgtttaatacTGGGGAGGAGGAGGGTCTAAATGGTGCTCATAGCTTTATAACTCAG CATCCGTGGAGTACAACTATTCGTCTGGCTGTTGATTTGGAGGCTATGGGTATTGGAGGGAAGTCTGGCATATTTCAG GCTGATGCTTGGTCTATTGAGAATTTTGCCTCGGTAGCAAAATACCCATCTGGCCAAATTATAGGACag GATATATTTTCTTCTGGAGCCATAAAATCTGCAACAGATTTCCAAGTATATAAGGAGGTTGCTGGCCTTCCAGGGCTCGACTTCGCTTACACAGATAACACTGCAGTCTACCATACAAag AATGACAAAATCGAGCTTCATACATTAGGATCTCTTCAGCATCTTGGAGAAAATATGCTTGCTTTTCTACTAAAGATTGCTGCATCCTCTCATCTTCCAAAAGCCAGTGCAGTGGTAGAAGAGAATAAGGGCGAGACTGCTGTCATATATTTTGACATATTG GGGTCATATATGATCGTGTATCGTCAACGCTTTGCAAATATGCTTCATAATTCAGTGATAGCGCAGTCACTTCTGATATGGACTACATCATTGCTTATGGGTGGTTATCCGGCTGCAATTTCATTGGCCTTGTCATGTTTGAGTATCATATTAATGTGGATATTCGCAATAAGTTTCGCTCTTCTTCCTGCCTTCATTATATCACTATTATCTTCTTCACCAGTGCCATATGTTGCAAACCCATGGCTAGTAATTGGGTTATTTGGCGCACCTGCTCTTATTGGGGCATTAAGTGGTCAATATCTGGGTTATCTTGGTCTGCATACATATTTGTCAAAAGCATACGCCAAGAAAAAACAACTCTCAGCTGATATACAAGCTGGTTTGGTTAAATTAGAGGCTGAAAGATGGCTCTACAAATCTGGATCTCTTCAGTGGCTCATTCTCCTCATTTTGGGAACCTATTACAAAATTGGATCAACTTATCTGGCTCTTGCTTGGTTGGTCCCACCAGCATTCGCAT ATGGCTTTCTTGAAGCGACTCTAACCCCAGCTCGATTCCCCAAGCCACTCAGACTTGCAACCCTGCTGATAGGATTGGCTGTACCAATAGTAATTTCTTCCGGCGGATTTATTCGGCTGGCTGGAATGGTAATTGGGACTGTGGTTCGACTTGACAG GAACCCGGGTGGCACCCCTGAGTGGCTAGCGAATGTTATAGTTGCTGTTTTTGTTGCTGTTGTTGTGTGCCTGACTTTGGTGTATCTCCTTTCATATATTCATCTTTCAG GTGCCAAGAGATCGATTGTCCTTTCAACTTGCATGCTGTTTGGCCTCTCACTTGCTGTTGTATTGTTGGGTATCGTTCCACCATTTACCGCAGACACATCCAGAGCTGTAAAC GTTGTGCATGTTGTAGATACGACAGGAAGCGTTGATGGAAACCAAGATCCTAGATCGTATGTgtctttgttttctttcactCCTGGAAAGTTGACAGAGGAGGCTGAGCAAATTAATGAAGGTTTCAGATGTGGTAGAGACAAAGTTGTTGATCTTGTAACCTTTTCAGCCAAATACAGTTGTTGGACTTATGATGACGGTGACAGTGGGTGGAGCAAATCAGATATACCCACAATGAACGTTGGCAGCGATACTCATGGTAATGAAAGAACAACACGAGTACTACTTGATACAAAAGGTTCAACACGCTGGACACTTGCCATCAACGCTGATGACATAGAAGATTTCACATTCAAAG TTGCAGGAAGCTCGGAGGAATTGGCTTCTTTGGGTGACATGAGTAGCGTATATGGATGGCACATTATCCAGTATTCCGGAGGACAAAATGCACCAACAAGGTTCGATCTAGCACTCTTCTGGTCACAAAACTCTACCCGGCTGGCTCACAATGTTGAAGGGAAGAGAGACGAGCACGCTCCCCTTCTAAAGTTAAGAACTGATGTGGACATAGTGACTCCTAAAGTCGAAAGAGTTCTTTCGAAGCTTCCTCCTTGGTGTTCGCTGTTTGGCAAGTCGACGTCCCCCCACACCCTTGCATTTTTGAGCAATCTTCCTGTTAATTTTTAG